Proteins from a single region of Candidatus Bathyarchaeota archaeon:
- a CDS encoding small multi-drug export protein, whose translation MYEILIFTVLCMTLECGAGILYGVGIGHDPLLVYPAAIIINFTSVFIAGFLIGRLLEWKKGLKNWLEKRLARGQKLIDKYGWIGIIMGIFVLSPMQLAIIGRLVGMKPSKLYPALFVAIVIVATAFLGIALGIFKVLLS comes from the coding sequence GTGTACGAGATATTAATTTTCACAGTCCTATGCATGACACTCGAATGCGGTGCAGGCATCTTGTACGGCGTTGGCATCGGACATGACCCATTACTAGTTTACCCAGCGGCAATAATCATAAATTTTACATCAGTATTCATCGCAGGTTTCTTGATAGGCAGGTTGCTGGAATGGAAGAAGGGTCTGAAAAACTGGCTTGAGAAGAGGCTTGCCAGAGGCCAAAAACTTATCGATAAGTACGGCTGGATTGGCATAATAATGGGCATTTTCGTTCTTTCCCCGATGCAGCTGGCAATAATTGGCAGACTGGTGGGTATGAAACCCAGCAAACTGTACCCTGCACTCTTTGTTGCAATAGTTATAGTTGCAACAGCGTTTCTAGGCATCGCATTGGGCATTTTCAAAGTTTTGCTATCTTAA